The following are encoded in a window of Oncorhynchus mykiss isolate Arlee chromosome 11, USDA_OmykA_1.1, whole genome shotgun sequence genomic DNA:
- the LOC118937399 gene encoding vegetative cell wall protein gp1-like — MVGYVETLGIRVSKDRGVGRVLQKLSRFADERTPKLQPQVSHKVLAPCALPPTTIRPTTIRPTTIRPTPYHHTPYHHTPYPLPPYPLPPYPLPPYALPPTTIPPTTIPPTTIRPIPYHHTPYPLPPYALPPTTIRPTTIVPTPYHHKPYPLPLPPYALPPYALPPTPTPYHHTPIRPTPTPLPPYHHTSYPLPPTPIPPLPPYPSTPTTPTLLPFYPPTLLPLYLPSPLPFYPLYPLPPLPLPFYPSTPLPCLFE, encoded by the exons ATGGTTGGGTATGTAGAGACTCTTGGAATCAGG GTGTCCAAGGACCGAGGGGTGGGCCGGGTGCTGCAGAAACTGAGCCGCTTCGCAGACGAGCGGACCCCCAAGCTGCAACCCCAGGTCTCCCACAAGGTGCTGG CACCATGCGCCCTACCCCCTACCACCATACGCCCTACCACCATACGCCCTACCACCATACGCCCTACCCCCTACCACCATACCCCCTACCACCataccccctaccccctaccaCCATACCCCCTACCACCATACCCCCTACCACCATACGCCCTACCCCCTACCACCATACCCCCTACCACCATACCCCCTACCACCATACGCCCTATCCCCTACCACCATACGCCCTACCCCCTACCACCATACGCCCTACCCCCTACCACCATACGCCCTACCACCATAGTCCCTACCCCCTACCACCATAAGCCCTAccccctacccctacccccatACGCCCTACCACCATACGCCCTAccccctacccctaccccctaCCACCATACCCCCATACGCCCTACCCCTACCCCCCTACCACCCTACCACCATACTtcctaccctctaccccctacccccattccccctcttcccccctaCCCCTCTACCCCCACTACCCCTACCCTTCTACCCTTCTACCCCCCTACccttctacccctctacctcccttccCCACTACCCTTCTACCCCCTGTACCCCCTTCCCCCACTACCCCTACccttctacccctctacccccctaCCCTGCCTGTTTGAGTAG